A section of the Gammaproteobacteria bacterium genome encodes:
- a CDS encoding acetoacetate--CoA ligase, with the protein MNDRESPLWRPSPERIAQANMTRFIEFIRHETALAISDYPALYQWSIEHPEMFWPAVWRFCDIKASQPWRNVLQQPATMPGALWFEGARLSFAENLLRRRDDKAAIIFWSEDYQRRSLSYAELYSAVAKLAAAMRAAGIKVGDRVAGYLPNLPETIIAMLATTSIGAIWSSCSPDFGVTGTVERFSQIEPKLLFCADGYYFKGGRHDSLARIAEIVQSLPTLKRVIVIPYLDAMPDSQAIRNGTHYQDFINGITETEIVFEQLPFDHPLYILYSSGTTGLPKCIVHGAGGTLIQHLKELILHTDLKTDDRIFYYTTCGWMMWNWLVSSLTTGATVLLYDGSPFHPHTEILFDYAQQENMSIFGTSAKYLSALEKSGALPGKHYNLNRLKAMLSTGSPLAPESFEFVYREIKSDLQLSSISGGTDIVSCFALGNPLLPVYRGELQCRGLGMKVAIYDENGKPIRGTAGELVCEAPTPSMPIYFWNDPDGKRYRSAYFERFPGIWAHGDYAALTKHDGLIVHGRSDTVLNPGGVRIGTAEIYRQVEKLPEVMESIAIGQEWRDDVRIILFVKLREDMKLTEELSNRIKATIRSNTTPRHVPAKIIQVTDVPRTISGKIVELAVRNIVHNRPVTNIEALANPKALDLYKNLSELQTD; encoded by the coding sequence ATGAACGACCGTGAGTCACCTCTATGGCGACCTTCGCCTGAGCGCATTGCTCAGGCGAACATGACACGCTTCATTGAATTTATACGTCATGAGACAGCACTAGCGATTTCTGATTATCCGGCGTTATATCAGTGGTCCATCGAACACCCAGAAATGTTTTGGCCCGCCGTATGGCGCTTTTGCGATATCAAGGCCTCACAACCATGGCGTAACGTGCTCCAACAGCCCGCGACCATGCCTGGCGCCCTCTGGTTTGAAGGTGCGCGCCTTAGCTTCGCAGAAAATCTCCTGCGCCGCCGTGATGATAAAGCCGCAATAATTTTTTGGTCAGAGGATTATCAGCGTCGCAGTCTTTCCTATGCCGAACTCTATTCGGCCGTTGCCAAACTGGCTGCCGCAATGCGCGCAGCCGGGATAAAAGTTGGGGATCGAGTTGCCGGTTATTTACCTAATCTACCGGAAACCATCATCGCCATGCTCGCCACCACCAGTATTGGTGCCATCTGGTCGTCATGCTCGCCTGATTTTGGTGTCACCGGCACTGTCGAGCGATTTTCCCAAATCGAACCAAAACTTTTATTCTGCGCTGATGGCTATTACTTTAAAGGCGGCCGACACGATTCACTGGCGCGCATTGCCGAGATAGTCCAATCGCTGCCTACCTTAAAACGTGTGATTGTGATCCCCTACCTGGATGCCATGCCTGACAGTCAGGCGATTCGCAATGGAACGCACTACCAGGATTTCATCAACGGTATCACGGAAACCGAAATTGTCTTCGAACAACTCCCCTTCGATCACCCGCTCTATATCCTCTACTCCTCTGGCACCACCGGCTTGCCAAAATGTATTGTCCACGGCGCTGGTGGCACATTGATACAACATTTAAAAGAATTGATACTGCACACGGACCTCAAGACGGACGACCGCATTTTTTATTACACCACCTGTGGCTGGATGATGTGGAATTGGCTGGTCAGTAGCCTGACAACAGGCGCTACGGTCTTGCTCTATGATGGGTCGCCTTTCCATCCTCATACTGAAATCCTGTTTGATTACGCCCAACAAGAAAACATGAGTATTTTCGGCACCAGCGCCAAATATCTCTCCGCACTGGAAAAGAGTGGCGCGCTTCCAGGTAAACACTATAATCTGAACCGGCTCAAAGCCATGTTATCGACCGGCTCGCCGCTAGCACCGGAATCATTTGAGTTTGTCTATCGCGAGATAAAGTCCGATTTGCAACTCTCATCCATCTCCGGCGGTACCGATATTGTTTCCTGCTTCGCCCTCGGCAATCCGCTGCTACCCGTCTATCGCGGAGAATTACAATGCCGTGGCCTGGGTATGAAGGTGGCCATTTACGATGAGAATGGCAAACCGATACGTGGGACCGCCGGAGAACTGGTCTGCGAGGCGCCTACTCCTTCGATGCCCATTTATTTCTGGAACGATCCTGATGGTAAGCGTTATCGCTCTGCGTATTTTGAGCGCTTTCCAGGCATTTGGGCCCACGGCGATTATGCTGCACTCACTAAGCACGATGGCCTGATCGTCCATGGCCGTTCGGATACCGTCTTGAATCCCGGCGGGGTACGCATCGGCACCGCTGAAATTTATCGCCAAGTGGAGAAATTGCCAGAAGTCATGGAAAGCATCGCCATTGGCCAGGAGTGGCGCGATGATGTTCGAATTATACTTTTTGTTAAACTCCGTGAGGACATGAAACTCACAGAGGAGCTTAGCAACCGCATCAAGGCCACGATCCGGAGCAACACCACACCGCGCCATGTACCTGCTAAAATCATTCAAGTGACGGACGTTCCGCGCACCATCAGTGGCAAGATCGTCGAACTGGCGGTGCGCAACATTGTCCACAATCGACCAGTGACTAACATTGAGGCGCTGGCTAACCCAAAGGCGCTCGATTTATACAAAAACTTATCCGAGCTACAAACAGATTGA
- a CDS encoding YhdH/YhfP family quinone oxidoreductase, whose amino-acid sequence MNKFRAFRIHADTNGTRAGIEQLSLDDLTSGDVIIEAEYSGVNYKDALAATGTGKILRRSPLVGGIDVAGTVIESGYPQFHPGDPVLISGSGLSEIYDGGYAEYVRVPANCVIPLPAGLTLFESMVLGTPALTSALALHRMEQLGQEPGKGPILITGASGGVGNLAVSIFASRGYHVTAVTGKPELKDQLIALGATEVINRHDLKMGTRPLEKALWGGAVDTVGGETLAWLTRTVNEWGNIASIGLAGGSELNTTVMPFILRGVSILGINSTTCSSTLRRQLWQQLGSELKPKRLDLIHQGTITMEQLMPAFQKILAGKLHGRTIVKIRN is encoded by the coding sequence ATGAATAAATTTCGCGCCTTCCGCATCCACGCAGATACCAATGGGACCCGCGCCGGTATTGAGCAACTGAGCCTGGACGATCTCACCTCGGGTGATGTCATTATTGAGGCTGAATACTCGGGCGTTAATTACAAAGACGCCCTCGCCGCTACCGGCACGGGCAAGATCTTGCGCCGCTCGCCATTAGTGGGCGGCATTGATGTCGCGGGTACTGTGATTGAGTCCGGTTACCCGCAATTTCATCCCGGCGATCCGGTGCTGATTAGCGGGTCTGGCCTAAGCGAAATTTACGATGGCGGTTACGCTGAATACGTGCGAGTGCCTGCCAACTGTGTTATTCCATTGCCAGCCGGATTAACCTTGTTTGAGTCAATGGTACTGGGAACGCCCGCGCTTACCTCCGCCCTAGCCCTGCATCGCATGGAACAGCTCGGCCAGGAACCGGGCAAAGGCCCAATCCTGATCACCGGCGCTAGCGGTGGCGTTGGTAACCTTGCCGTATCCATTTTCGCCTCGCGTGGATATCACGTCACCGCTGTTACCGGAAAACCAGAGCTTAAAGACCAACTCATCGCACTGGGCGCCACTGAGGTTATCAACCGTCATGATTTGAAAATGGGCACCCGGCCACTGGAAAAAGCCCTCTGGGGTGGCGCGGTCGACACAGTCGGTGGCGAAACGCTGGCCTGGTTGACACGCACCGTTAATGAGTGGGGCAATATCGCCAGCATCGGCTTGGCCGGGGGCAGTGAGCTGAATACTACCGTAATGCCATTCATCTTGCGCGGCGTCAGCATACTCGGCATTAATTCCACCACCTGTAGCAGCACCCTGCGACGTCAACTTTGGCAACAACTCGGTAGTGAATTAAAACCCAAACGTCTGGATTTAATTCACCAGGGGACAATCACTATGGAACAACTGATGCCAGCCTTCCAGAAAATACTTGCCGGAAAGCTACATGGCCGAACAATAGTCAAAATCAGGAATTAG
- a CDS encoding DUF342 domain-containing protein, with protein MGVPPQETADDAKPAVDGSFRLLLSEDQFMVYLDEITAPQNGGKPVTVDDVLKELKKQKLTQGIDNAKIGEIIDAFHAGTLQFDPPSKNKFRKATPKENLCIAAGEKPVLGEDGVLIWLLDEEQIKHNNCAVLPGEIIATYQPATSGKEGKNVLGKTIPTKAGANNFPRMGIGIETSTTDKGEQYQAKWLGSIKYDVSGGSVALSVEPGVSISEDAMEVHLDIYAKSISDTPIQSSHIAALLETHGVRHGIDENAIQEALVKAEQLSSGKKIGSVSQVLVAKGVPVQDGKDARLVLSYDNKNAGMELAGGRIDFREKSYPWNVKKGDKVGYLLEAKNAADGRLVTGEVIEAKQPKEIEIELDGLHKDEHGRLIADKDGALIISTRSLYIVEVLEINGDIGQKTGNVHSDIPVHVTGFVEPGFKLESKREIIIDNNIEDADVRSGGDVLIKGGIRGMKSEVFAPGEVNVGFIENAKVFINGHLTVHGSIINSEIGSNGDIVVGAENAKASIIGGVVTAHNRIESACLGSKIYSKTIVKVGFSQETRREFNKLEADFEVKNKELEQLDQIEYRHKHYPMGDSQAILAKVAATRALKQQEIEAIKKSIEGIKQKIADAGGSKIVVKKSVYPGVTVSINEVSYDVTHEMGPGVFSLDTEIKAVIFVSSGTASNS; from the coding sequence ATGGGTGTTCCCCCACAAGAAACAGCGGATGACGCTAAGCCCGCCGTCGACGGCAGCTTTCGTCTGCTCCTCTCCGAGGATCAATTCATGGTTTATCTCGACGAGATCACAGCGCCTCAAAATGGGGGTAAGCCTGTCACCGTCGACGACGTTCTGAAAGAACTCAAGAAACAGAAACTGACTCAGGGCATCGATAATGCCAAGATTGGCGAGATTATCGATGCTTTTCATGCTGGCACATTACAATTCGACCCCCCGTCAAAAAACAAGTTTCGTAAAGCCACCCCCAAGGAAAATCTTTGCATCGCCGCAGGTGAAAAGCCTGTGCTTGGCGAAGACGGTGTCCTGATTTGGCTATTGGACGAAGAGCAGATAAAACATAACAATTGTGCTGTTCTCCCGGGTGAGATTATTGCGACTTATCAACCCGCCACCAGCGGGAAAGAAGGTAAAAATGTGCTCGGAAAAACGATTCCCACCAAAGCCGGAGCCAATAATTTTCCGCGAATGGGTATAGGTATTGAAACATCGACAACAGATAAGGGTGAACAATATCAGGCGAAATGGCTGGGGAGTATTAAATATGATGTCAGTGGCGGATCTGTTGCGCTCAGCGTGGAACCAGGAGTTTCGATTTCAGAAGATGCGATGGAAGTGCATCTTGATATTTATGCCAAGTCAATTTCCGATACACCGATTCAAAGTTCTCATATAGCCGCTCTGTTGGAGACTCACGGAGTACGACATGGGATCGATGAAAATGCAATTCAAGAGGCGCTGGTTAAGGCAGAGCAATTATCGAGTGGCAAGAAAATTGGATCTGTGAGCCAGGTTCTTGTAGCCAAGGGGGTGCCTGTACAGGACGGCAAAGATGCGCGTCTTGTACTCAGCTACGATAATAAAAATGCGGGGATGGAGCTTGCCGGTGGCCGCATTGATTTTCGGGAAAAGAGTTATCCATGGAATGTAAAAAAAGGCGATAAGGTGGGTTACTTGCTGGAGGCCAAAAATGCGGCTGATGGGCGATTGGTGACAGGTGAAGTAATAGAGGCAAAACAACCCAAAGAAATTGAGATTGAACTGGATGGGTTGCATAAGGATGAGCACGGCAGGTTGATTGCTGACAAGGATGGTGCGCTGATTATTAGTACTAGAAGTTTGTATATAGTAGAGGTTCTTGAAATCAATGGTGATATTGGTCAAAAGACAGGCAATGTGCATAGTGATATCCCGGTTCATGTGACAGGATTTGTTGAGCCAGGATTTAAGCTGGAGAGTAAAAGAGAAATCATTATCGATAATAATATTGAAGACGCTGATGTGAGATCAGGTGGCGATGTTTTAATCAAGGGCGGAATTCGTGGAATGAAGAGCGAGGTTTTCGCGCCAGGTGAGGTGAATGTTGGATTCATAGAAAACGCAAAAGTTTTCATTAATGGCCATCTTACGGTGCATGGCAGCATTATTAACAGCGAAATTGGATCGAATGGCGACATTGTGGTCGGCGCTGAAAATGCCAAGGCCTCTATAATTGGTGGGGTCGTTACCGCGCATAATAGAATTGAATCGGCATGTCTAGGGTCAAAAATTTATTCCAAGACGATTGTGAAAGTTGGTTTTTCGCAAGAAACCAGACGTGAATTTAATAAGCTTGAGGCCGATTTCGAAGTGAAGAATAAGGAGCTTGAGCAGCTTGATCAAATTGAATATCGTCATAAACATTATCCCATGGGTGACAGTCAAGCAATCCTTGCCAAAGTGGCGGCAACAAGAGCGCTGAAACAGCAAGAGATAGAGGCGATAAAGAAATCGATTGAGGGAATAAAGCAGAAAATCGCTGATGCCGGAGGGTCTAAAATTGTTGTGAAAAAAAGTGTTTATCCTGGGGTGACAGTGAGTATTAATGAGGTTAGCTATGATGTAACCCATGAGATGGGCCCGGGTGTATTCAGCCTCGATACTGAAATCAAAGCTGTAATTTTTGTTTCTTCGGGCACAGCCTCTAATTCCTGA
- a CDS encoding PilZ domain-containing protein yields the protein MREYIRHPSDIPIQFQIDELAINDTEYLNNVSFGGLSFRAKVRVKAGTVIAIKIPFVQPAFETHARVKWCRKRGDHYDVGAAFIDSEEAFQARMVEQICHIEHYKREVELKEGRYLTGEQAALEWIKRYADKFPNIKSKRSFEKHNA from the coding sequence ATGCGTGAATATATACGTCATCCCTCGGATATCCCGATTCAGTTTCAGATTGATGAATTGGCGATCAACGATACTGAATACCTCAATAACGTCAGCTTTGGCGGTTTGTCTTTCCGCGCCAAGGTGCGGGTTAAAGCGGGCACTGTCATCGCGATCAAGATTCCCTTTGTGCAGCCAGCATTTGAAACGCACGCCCGTGTAAAGTGGTGTCGTAAACGTGGCGATCACTATGATGTCGGGGCTGCATTCATTGATTCTGAAGAAGCCTTTCAGGCGCGGATGGTAGAGCAAATTTGCCATATCGAGCACTACAAGCGTGAGGTCGAACTCAAGGAAGGCCGTTATTTAACGGGTGAGCAGGCGGCATTGGAATGGATCAAGCGTTATGCAGACAAGTTTCCCAATATTAAATCGAAGCGGAGTTTTGAAAAGCATAACGCGTGA
- a CDS encoding quinone-dependent dihydroorotate dehydrogenase, giving the protein MADFYRLLRPLAFALEPEVAHHAALGAARIAERFGIKPFAYTVKTRPVRVMGLDFPSPVGLAAGLDKNGEYIDALAALGFGFIEIGTITPRPQSGNPKPRLFRLPEAEAIINRMGFNNHGVDALIANVKRARYRGILGINIGKNFDTPIEKAVDDYLYCLRRVYPYASYITVNISSPNTANLRQLQSEAMIGGLLERLKEEQRRLIDTHQRYVPLAVKIAPDMTDEQIVVISEAFLQYKVDAVIATNTTISRQGVENLADADQQGGLSGAPLMQRSTEVVRQLHRILGEEVPIIAAGGIMSGADALAKINAGAKLVQLYTGLIYRGPKLINDIYKVLCGVH; this is encoded by the coding sequence ATGGCGGATTTCTATCGCCTGCTTAGACCTCTGGCATTCGCTCTGGAACCTGAAGTTGCACATCATGCAGCTTTAGGTGCAGCGCGGATTGCCGAGCGCTTTGGCATAAAACCTTTTGCTTATACCGTCAAAACGAGGCCCGTGAGAGTGATGGGCCTTGATTTTCCCTCGCCAGTGGGTTTGGCAGCCGGGCTGGATAAAAATGGTGAGTATATTGATGCCTTGGCGGCATTGGGCTTTGGGTTCATTGAAATTGGGACCATCACACCAAGACCGCAGTCGGGGAATCCCAAGCCACGCTTATTTCGTCTGCCGGAGGCCGAGGCGATTATCAATCGCATGGGATTTAACAATCATGGGGTCGATGCCCTGATTGCCAATGTGAAGCGGGCTCGGTACCGGGGCATATTGGGTATCAATATCGGTAAAAACTTTGATACGCCGATTGAAAAGGCAGTGGATGATTATCTCTATTGTCTACGCCGCGTCTATCCCTATGCTAGTTATATCACGGTTAATATTTCATCGCCGAATACCGCCAATTTGCGGCAATTGCAAAGTGAAGCCATGATTGGTGGTTTGCTGGAACGCTTGAAGGAAGAACAACGGCGTCTGATAGATACGCATCAACGTTATGTGCCGCTGGCAGTGAAAATTGCGCCGGATATGACTGATGAACAAATCGTCGTTATCAGTGAAGCTTTTCTCCAATACAAAGTGGATGCAGTGATTGCAACCAATACGACGATTTCACGTCAGGGGGTGGAAAATCTCGCCGATGCCGATCAGCAGGGAGGGCTGAGTGGAGCACCGCTGATGCAGCGCTCGACAGAGGTTGTGCGTCAATTGCATCGGATATTGGGTGAAGAAGTGCCGATTATCGCCGCCGGTGGGATCATGAGTGGCGCAGATGCATTGGCCAAGATTAATGCTGGCGCCAAGTTGGTTCAGTTGTATACTGGATTGATATACCGTGGCCCAAAATTAATCAATGATATTTATAAGGTATTGTGTGGTGTGCATTAA
- the cysC gene encoding adenylyl-sulfate kinase — protein sequence MTVSKNIQWHQATIKRDDREQQNGHRSAILWFTGLSGAGKSTLAHAVEDRLHQMGCRTYVLDGDNIRHGLCKDLGFSDKDRTENIRRIGEVGKLFVEAGVIALTAFISPFRSDRDAVRALVKEGDFIEIYCKCALDICEERDVKGLYKKARAGEIPHFTGISSPYEEPLKPEIAVNTGEQSLEQSVDQVINTLRSRSIVK from the coding sequence ATGACGGTCTCTAAAAACATCCAATGGCATCAGGCGACGATCAAGCGTGACGATCGTGAGCAGCAAAATGGCCATCGCAGCGCCATTTTATGGTTCACTGGCTTGTCCGGAGCAGGTAAATCAACTCTGGCCCATGCGGTGGAAGATCGCTTGCACCAAATGGGATGCCGTACCTACGTCCTTGATGGCGATAATATTCGTCATGGCTTGTGCAAGGATCTCGGGTTTTCCGATAAAGACCGCACCGAAAATATCCGTCGTATTGGTGAAGTCGGTAAATTATTCGTAGAGGCCGGTGTTATAGCATTAACGGCATTTATTTCTCCATTTCGTTCTGATCGCGATGCCGTCCGGGCGTTGGTGAAAGAGGGTGATTTCATCGAGATCTATTGCAAATGTGCACTCGATATCTGTGAAGAGCGTGACGTTAAAGGTTTGTATAAAAAGGCGAGAGCGGGAGAGATTCCACATTTCACTGGTATCAGTTCCCCTTATGAAGAGCCGCTGAAACCCGAGATCGCCGTTAATACTGGCGAGCAAAGCTTGGAGCAGAGTGTTGATCAAGTGATTAATACACTGCGCAGTCGCAGCATTGTGAAATAA
- a CDS encoding SLC13 family permease produces the protein MSWEAWFTLAVIALCIGTLVMTRWAVDVVLMGGLTLLLVAGVLSPQQALEGLANEGMVTVGVLFIVSAAMRETGAIQWIAHYLFGQPKSISGAQLRMMAPVAALSAFLNNTPLVAMMIPAVTDWAKKHQVPVSKLLMPLSYAAVVGGTITLIGTSTNLVVNGLVKKHAGDGAGFGLFDLAWLGIPCTVLALIYILIAGRWLLPNRQSPISQLADARQYTVEMMVEAGSQLVGKTIEAAGLRQLPGMYLIEIERGEHILPAVAPQTILNANDRLVFAGVVDSIIDLQKIRGLKPATDQVFKLDAPRKERCLIEAVVSDSCPLVGKTIREGRFRTQYNAAIIAVARNGEQIKRKIGDIVLQAGDTLLLEGSPTFAERYRNSRDFFLVSCLEDSTPPQHQRAPLALGILVAMVLAVGFDLLSMLQAAMLAAGAMIMTQCLSGNTARRSVDWQVLIVIAASFALGEALQNSGAATRLGELVLQIADQPWLALVLIYFSTILITELITNNAAAVLMFPIAISVADKLHVNFIPFAVAVMFAASLGFSTPIGYQTNLMVYGPGGYRFSDFLRMGIPLTILLGAVAVFMIPMIWPF, from the coding sequence ATGAGCTGGGAAGCGTGGTTTACGCTCGCTGTCATTGCCTTGTGTATTGGAACTTTGGTCATGACTCGCTGGGCGGTGGATGTGGTTCTGATGGGCGGGCTTACCTTGTTGCTTGTGGCCGGGGTGTTGTCGCCACAACAGGCGCTTGAGGGCTTGGCCAACGAAGGTATGGTCACTGTCGGTGTGTTGTTCATTGTTTCCGCAGCGATGCGCGAAACAGGGGCGATACAATGGATCGCTCACTATTTGTTTGGGCAACCAAAATCGATCAGTGGTGCACAATTGCGCATGATGGCGCCGGTAGCGGCACTCAGCGCCTTTTTGAATAACACGCCTCTAGTGGCGATGATGATCCCGGCAGTGACGGATTGGGCAAAAAAACATCAGGTGCCTGTGTCAAAGTTACTGATGCCACTGAGTTATGCGGCGGTTGTCGGTGGCACTATCACCTTGATTGGCACCAGTACCAACCTCGTCGTCAATGGCTTGGTGAAAAAACATGCGGGCGATGGCGCCGGTTTCGGATTGTTTGATCTCGCCTGGCTCGGGATACCCTGTACTGTATTGGCGTTGATATATATCCTGATTGCGGGACGCTGGTTGTTGCCCAATCGTCAATCGCCGATCTCCCAGTTAGCCGATGCCCGGCAATACACTGTGGAGATGATGGTCGAGGCGGGTAGTCAGCTAGTAGGAAAAACGATCGAGGCGGCAGGTTTACGCCAGTTGCCGGGAATGTATCTGATCGAAATTGAGCGGGGAGAACATATCCTTCCCGCCGTGGCGCCACAGACTATTCTTAATGCCAATGATCGCCTGGTCTTTGCGGGCGTTGTCGACTCAATTATCGATTTACAAAAGATACGGGGATTGAAGCCGGCGACGGATCAGGTATTCAAACTCGATGCACCACGCAAGGAGCGTTGTCTAATCGAGGCAGTCGTTTCAGATTCTTGCCCGCTGGTGGGTAAGACAATTCGGGAGGGCCGGTTCCGTACTCAATATAACGCGGCGATCATTGCTGTAGCCCGCAATGGTGAACAAATCAAGCGCAAGATTGGTGATATCGTGTTGCAGGCAGGGGATACCTTGCTGCTGGAAGGATCACCGACCTTTGCCGAACGCTACCGTAATTCACGTGATTTCTTTTTGGTGAGCTGTCTCGAAGACTCAACACCGCCCCAACATCAACGGGCGCCACTCGCACTTGGCATCTTGGTGGCGATGGTGCTCGCTGTTGGTTTTGATCTGTTATCGATGTTACAGGCCGCCATGCTGGCCGCTGGAGCGATGATCATGACCCAGTGCCTAAGTGGTAATACGGCGCGACGTTCGGTCGATTGGCAGGTGTTGATTGTGATTGCAGCCTCTTTTGCATTGGGTGAAGCGCTGCAGAATAGTGGCGCGGCGACGCGTCTTGGGGAGTTGGTGCTGCAAATTGCCGATCAGCCTTGGCTGGCGCTGGTACTGATTTATTTTTCGACGATATTGATTACCGAGCTGATTACCAATAATGCAGCGGCGGTGTTGATGTTTCCGATTGCAATCTCGGTTGCCGATAAACTGCATGTTAATTTCATACCCTTTGCCGTTGCAGTAATGTTCGCGGCATCGCTGGGATTTTCCACGCCCATCGGTTATCAGACCAATCTGATGGTCTACGGACCTGGAGGATATCGGTTCAGCGATTTCCTGCGGATGGGGATACCGTTGACGATCCTGTTAGGAGCGGTGGCTGTGTTTATGATCCCCATGATCTGGCCGTTTTGA